A single Natrinema pellirubrum DSM 15624 DNA region contains:
- a CDS encoding alpha/beta fold hydrolase, with amino-acid sequence MAELRLADGEIWYETTGVTDGDPLVFIHGGWMTGDAWAPQIERFAEDYRVVTLDVRGHGRTGATDVDEYSIELFTDDLEALLAALEIERPVLCGLSLGSMVVQEYMDRHPDGARAAVLGGAVRSMPPVDIPGGLKSFWSPLPALSATLSVSGSAGTFRSMLYSIRATTGEQWLSVDAETRAAAIDDAGEIPTGEFRKIFDALYRYDPPALTGLEVPTLVVHGDQEAPLVKRQGEQIVSAVTDGERLLLSDSGHLVNQDRPSAFNAATAEFIPAA; translated from the coding sequence ATGGCGGAACTCCGACTCGCGGACGGGGAGATCTGGTACGAAACGACGGGTGTGACCGACGGCGACCCGCTGGTGTTCATCCACGGCGGCTGGATGACCGGCGACGCCTGGGCCCCCCAGATCGAGCGCTTCGCCGAGGACTACCGCGTCGTCACGCTCGACGTTCGGGGCCACGGCCGGACCGGCGCGACCGACGTCGACGAGTACTCGATCGAACTCTTCACCGACGATCTCGAGGCCTTGCTCGCCGCCCTCGAGATCGAGCGGCCGGTCCTCTGTGGGCTCTCGCTGGGGTCGATGGTCGTCCAGGAGTACATGGACCGCCATCCCGACGGTGCGAGGGCGGCGGTTCTCGGCGGCGCGGTCCGCTCGATGCCGCCGGTCGATATCCCCGGCGGCCTGAAGTCGTTCTGGTCGCCGCTGCCGGCCCTGTCGGCGACGCTGTCGGTCTCCGGCTCGGCGGGGACCTTCCGGTCGATGCTGTACTCGATTCGGGCGACGACTGGCGAGCAGTGGCTATCGGTCGACGCCGAAACCAGGGCCGCGGCGATCGACGATGCCGGCGAGATCCCCACCGGCGAGTTCCGCAAGATCTTCGACGCGCTCTATCGGTACGACCCACCCGCGCTGACCGGCCTCGAGGTTCCGACGCTCGTGGTCCACGGAGACCAGGAGGCCCCGCTCGTCAAACGACAGGGGGAACAGATCGTCTCGGCGGTCACCGACGGCGAGCGCCTGTTGCTGTCCGATTCGGGCCACCTCGTCAATCAGGACCGCCCGAGTGCGTTCAACGCGGCGACGGCCGAGTTCATTCCCGCCGCGTAG
- a CDS encoding Cdc6/Cdc18 family protein — MITNARALETTYVPKDLEHRDGKISQFATALEPLTHGVGGEHSLIFGPSGLGKTTLAKFVVRKLREESFGVRRAYWDCMSGSSKTEVPMGSLRTPG, encoded by the coding sequence ATGATTACTAATGCTCGAGCCCTTGAGACCACCTACGTCCCCAAGGATCTCGAACACCGGGACGGGAAAATCAGTCAGTTTGCGACGGCGTTGGAACCGCTGACACACGGTGTCGGCGGCGAACACAGCCTCATATTCGGTCCGTCGGGGTTAGGGAAAACGACCCTCGCGAAGTTTGTCGTTCGGAAACTCCGTGAGGAATCGTTTGGTGTCCGACGAGCATATTGGGACTGTATGTCCGGCTCTTCGAAAACTGAGGTCCCCATGGGCTCGCTCAGGACTCCAGGATAG
- a CDS encoding MaoC family dehydratase, producing the protein MSSHPSDVDDARSAPPDDHWSSVSRHVLNSYREANNALLAAMGFRPTAGSDAARPTAGTTVETAAAEVAFGDEAWVMERSTDDHDSLGVGDYVRFSKPIADTDVTAFAQVSGDTNRLHLESEFADDTQFGGRIAHGTLVAGTISAALARLPGLTVYLSQTLEFTGPVEIGETVTAECEIVEDLGGDRYRLHTTVVDEDDDPVIDGEAVVIINDHPDE; encoded by the coding sequence ATGAGTAGTCACCCTTCCGACGTCGACGACGCTCGCTCCGCCCCGCCGGACGACCACTGGTCCAGCGTCTCGAGACACGTTCTCAACAGCTACCGCGAGGCGAACAACGCATTGCTGGCCGCGATGGGCTTTCGGCCCACGGCCGGTTCGGACGCGGCGCGTCCGACCGCGGGTACGACGGTCGAAACCGCTGCCGCCGAGGTCGCGTTCGGCGACGAGGCCTGGGTCATGGAGCGCTCGACCGACGATCACGACTCGCTCGGTGTCGGCGACTACGTCCGCTTTAGCAAGCCGATCGCCGACACCGACGTCACTGCCTTCGCGCAGGTCTCCGGCGATACCAACCGACTCCACCTCGAGAGCGAGTTCGCCGACGACACTCAGTTCGGCGGCCGGATCGCCCACGGCACCCTCGTCGCCGGGACGATCAGCGCCGCACTGGCCCGCCTCCCCGGACTGACCGTCTATCTCTCGCAGACCCTCGAGTTCACCGGCCCGGTCGAGATCGGCGAGACGGTCACCGCCGAGTGCGAGATCGTCGAGGACCTCGGGGGCGATCGCTACCGCCTGCACACGACGGTCGTCGACGAGGACGACGACCCCGTCATCGACGGCGAGGCCGTCGTCATCATCAACGACCATCCCGACGAGTAG
- a CDS encoding Cdc6/Cdc18 family protein — protein MIRLRKFTNDELIDILLARIDAGLRPGVIGRDAVEYIADLAVGDVRKGIKLLEKATRRVDRSDRSQITLEDIDTVHDEARRDLQQDHIESLGTHKRLLFDIVADPARTA, from the coding sequence ATGATCCGGTTGCGGAAGTTCACCAACGACGAGTTGATCGATATCCTCTTAGCGCGGATCGATGCCGGGCTCCGACCCGGTGTGATCGGGCGAGACGCTGTCGAGTACATCGCCGATCTCGCTGTGGGGGACGTCCGCAAGGGGATCAAGCTACTCGAGAAGGCGACGCGACGAGTCGATCGCTCGGACCGGTCTCAGATCACGCTCGAGGACATAGACACGGTTCACGACGAAGCGCGCCGCGATCTCCAACAGGATCACATCGAATCACTGGGGACACACAAGCGACTCCTGTTTGATATCGTTGCGGACCCGGCGAGAACGGCGTAA
- a CDS encoding outer membrane protein assembly factor BamB family protein, with product MTDDSHPARDHRTYGRRRVLRTVGGATAATVALAGCLGDGEDDLIPETETDREGTVPDGVAQFRRSLERWGYYPDASVPDAVEQDWRLDRLNTGTHSAAKASAAPLPDGGVVFPGDTGYLVALDADGEERWRTGTDTGPDARGIHGTPAVADGRVYVGAYDGVLYAVDAETGDIDWETKLGGSIGSSPLYHDGRLVMAVEYPDPEGSTFVVNAEDGEIVWEDPEGRPTDHPHSTPAVDLEAGRLVCGSNDGLLYGWSYPDLEFEWSFETESNDNDGEIKGPVATYDGGAYFGSWDHHVYRVNLEDGSEDWSFETGSLVMSGPAIDPTLDTVFVGSHDGNLYALDAQSGDRHWSFPTDRPITGCPTVYDDRVLVGSKDGGLYALEKRSGDLVWEVDNDGVVTSTPRVIDGAIYYAERAPNPDPEDGGETDTDGGGYKLVAAE from the coding sequence ATGACTGACGACTCGCACCCCGCCCGCGACCACCGAACGTACGGACGGCGCCGAGTACTGCGGACGGTCGGAGGCGCGACGGCGGCGACGGTCGCCCTCGCGGGCTGTCTCGGTGACGGCGAAGACGACCTGATTCCCGAGACGGAGACCGATCGCGAAGGGACCGTACCGGACGGCGTCGCCCAGTTCAGACGCTCGCTCGAGCGGTGGGGCTACTATCCGGACGCGTCGGTTCCCGACGCCGTCGAGCAGGACTGGCGGCTCGACCGACTCAACACGGGCACCCACAGCGCGGCCAAGGCCAGTGCCGCCCCCCTTCCCGACGGCGGCGTCGTCTTTCCGGGCGACACCGGCTATCTCGTGGCACTCGACGCGGACGGCGAAGAGCGATGGCGAACCGGGACCGACACCGGCCCCGATGCCCGGGGAATCCACGGGACGCCGGCAGTCGCCGACGGCCGAGTCTACGTCGGCGCGTACGACGGCGTCCTCTACGCCGTCGACGCCGAGACCGGCGATATCGACTGGGAGACGAAACTCGGCGGTTCCATCGGCTCGAGCCCGCTCTATCACGACGGTCGACTCGTCATGGCCGTCGAATACCCCGATCCGGAGGGGAGTACCTTCGTCGTGAACGCGGAAGACGGCGAGATCGTCTGGGAGGACCCCGAGGGCCGGCCGACCGACCACCCACACTCGACGCCTGCCGTCGACCTCGAGGCCGGCCGCCTCGTCTGCGGGTCGAACGACGGACTCCTCTACGGCTGGTCGTACCCCGACCTCGAGTTCGAATGGTCGTTCGAGACCGAGAGCAACGACAACGACGGCGAGATCAAGGGCCCGGTCGCGACCTACGACGGCGGCGCGTACTTCGGCTCGTGGGATCACCACGTGTATCGGGTGAACCTCGAGGACGGCAGCGAGGACTGGTCGTTCGAGACCGGCAGTCTAGTGATGTCCGGGCCCGCGATCGACCCGACGCTCGATACCGTCTTCGTCGGCAGCCACGACGGGAACCTCTACGCGCTCGACGCGCAGTCGGGCGACCGCCACTGGTCGTTCCCGACCGACCGCCCGATCACCGGCTGTCCGACGGTCTACGACGATCGCGTCCTCGTCGGCTCGAAGGACGGCGGCCTCTACGCGCTCGAGAAACGCAGCGGCGATCTCGTCTGGGAGGTCGACAACGACGGCGTGGTCACGAGTACGCCGCGGGTCATCGACGGGGCCATCTATTACGCCGAACGGGCACCGAACCCGGACCCGGAGGACGGCGGCGAGACCGACACCGACGGCGGCGGCTACAAGCTCGTCGCTGCCGAGTAG
- a CDS encoding ISH3-like element ISH27-2 family transposase — MSTTQQADSEIHEDQLLNFLVNCLDEEVSLNLANNAEIGAEDIYEVLVGATADGTSISTLCNSSEDSPSANTILYHLRTKFEPERLERVANTLLRRDIVELLPEQVEVCADLHLRPYYGDEDDTENLYHSEAKRGTTAFHAYATLYARVKNKRYTLAVRRLEDGDTASSVLAEFLGVLDGLDTDVKAVYLDRGFYDSKCLTLLQTHNYAYVVPIIRWGEAIQQELSEGWSRVIQHDLTGKLDGHSWTVEFPVYIDCTYLNGRYDEHGVARHGYAADAPFIENPRDARYHYSKRFGIESSYRLSEQAIATTTTRDSTVRLLYVVVSLLLQNTWRYLHYEYVATPRRGGRRLWWWPYKEFVNMVRRAAWTALAVRRAVPANRPPDDRFHR; from the coding sequence GTGTCTACGACCCAGCAAGCAGACAGTGAGATTCACGAGGACCAGCTCCTTAACTTCCTCGTCAACTGCCTTGACGAGGAAGTTTCTCTCAACCTCGCCAACAACGCTGAAATCGGTGCAGAGGACATCTACGAGGTCCTCGTCGGCGCGACCGCCGACGGGACCTCGATCTCGACGCTGTGCAACTCCAGTGAAGACTCCCCATCGGCGAACACGATTCTCTATCATCTACGGACGAAGTTCGAGCCGGAACGGCTCGAACGCGTCGCTAACACGCTTCTTCGCCGAGACATCGTCGAACTGCTCCCCGAGCAGGTGGAGGTCTGCGCAGACCTCCACCTGCGGCCCTACTACGGTGATGAAGACGACACGGAGAACCTCTATCACTCGGAAGCCAAGCGTGGAACCACCGCATTCCACGCCTACGCCACACTCTACGCGCGTGTGAAGAACAAACGCTACACGCTGGCGGTGCGCCGTCTCGAAGACGGCGACACCGCCAGCAGCGTCCTCGCTGAGTTCCTCGGTGTCCTCGACGGCCTTGACACCGACGTCAAGGCCGTCTATCTTGATCGCGGATTCTACGACAGCAAGTGTCTCACGCTGTTACAGACGCACAACTACGCCTACGTTGTCCCGATCATCCGGTGGGGTGAAGCGATTCAGCAGGAACTCTCGGAAGGGTGGAGTCGCGTCATCCAACACGATCTGACGGGGAAACTCGACGGTCACAGCTGGACCGTCGAGTTTCCCGTCTACATCGACTGTACGTACCTGAACGGACGGTACGACGAGCACGGCGTGGCGCGTCACGGCTACGCCGCTGACGCGCCGTTCATCGAGAATCCACGCGACGCTCGATACCACTACTCGAAACGGTTCGGTATCGAGTCGAGCTATCGGTTGTCTGAGCAAGCGATAGCGACGACAACGACGCGAGACTCCACGGTGAGACTGCTGTACGTCGTGGTGAGTCTGCTGTTGCAGAACACGTGGCGGTATCTGCACTACGAATACGTGGCGACGCCGCGCCGAGGCGGGCGTCGCCTCTGGTGGTGGCCGTACAAGGAGTTCGTGAATATGGTTCGACGGGCAGCGTGGACGGCCCTCGCGGTGCGTCGGGCCGTCCCCGCGAACCGGCCACCAGACGACCGGTTCCACCGGTAG
- a CDS encoding uracil-xanthine permease family protein, whose product MTGDEAVADEAVGDDIEYGIDEQPPLGESVVLGIQHYLTMVGANIAVPLILADAMGMTDYPGVTARFIGTFFVVSGIATLAQTTFGNRYPIVQGAPFSMLAPALAIIGVVTAGGVSGQPSWEAALLQLQGAIIVAAIVEVAMGYFGLVGKLRRFLSPVVVAPTIALIGLSLFSAPQITAENQSWPLLALTLGLILLFSQYLDVKHRAFRLYPVILALVIAWVAAAALSVLGVIGSGHPGFVDLGAVANTQPIMPIYPFQWGMPQVTTAFVVGMFAGVLASIVESIGDYYAVANITGSGAPSERRINHGIGMEGLMNVFAGIMGTGGSTSYSENIGAIGLTGVASRYVVQIGAAVMLVVGFVGYFGQLIATIPDPIVGGLFIAMFGQIVAVGISNLRHVDLDSSRNTFVIGFALFVGLAIPAYMGNFESTIAFREAVGLEAFLAEAGVATPIEAAAQAVVDTVYIIGSTGMAVGGLAALILDNTIPGSREERGLAAWDRITEDDADFESFRDRWLARDDD is encoded by the coding sequence ATGACGGGGGACGAGGCAGTCGCCGACGAGGCCGTCGGCGACGACATCGAATACGGAATCGACGAACAGCCGCCGCTGGGCGAGTCGGTGGTGCTGGGGATCCAGCACTACCTGACGATGGTCGGCGCGAACATCGCCGTGCCGTTGATACTGGCCGACGCGATGGGAATGACGGACTATCCCGGCGTCACCGCACGGTTCATCGGGACGTTCTTCGTCGTCTCGGGGATCGCGACGCTGGCCCAGACGACGTTCGGGAACCGGTATCCGATCGTGCAGGGCGCGCCGTTCTCGATGCTCGCCCCCGCACTAGCGATCATCGGCGTCGTCACCGCCGGCGGCGTCTCGGGCCAGCCGAGTTGGGAGGCCGCGCTGTTACAGCTACAGGGGGCGATCATCGTCGCCGCGATCGTCGAGGTCGCGATGGGCTACTTCGGACTGGTCGGGAAACTCCGCCGGTTCCTCTCACCGGTGGTCGTCGCACCCACGATCGCGCTGATCGGGCTGTCGCTGTTCAGCGCCCCGCAGATCACCGCGGAAAACCAGAGCTGGCCGCTGCTTGCGCTCACGCTCGGATTGATCCTCCTGTTCTCGCAGTATCTCGACGTCAAACACAGGGCGTTTCGACTCTACCCGGTCATTCTGGCCCTGGTCATCGCCTGGGTCGCCGCCGCAGCGCTGTCGGTACTCGGTGTGATCGGCAGCGGTCATCCGGGATTCGTCGATCTCGGAGCGGTCGCAAACACGCAGCCGATCATGCCGATCTACCCCTTCCAGTGGGGCATGCCACAGGTGACGACCGCGTTCGTCGTCGGGATGTTCGCCGGCGTGCTGGCCTCGATCGTCGAGAGCATCGGCGACTACTACGCGGTGGCTAACATCACCGGCTCGGGCGCACCCAGCGAGCGCCGGATCAACCACGGCATCGGCATGGAGGGGCTCATGAACGTCTTCGCCGGCATCATGGGCACCGGCGGCTCGACCTCCTACTCCGAGAACATCGGCGCGATCGGGCTGACCGGCGTCGCCTCGCGATACGTCGTCCAGATCGGGGCCGCCGTCATGCTCGTCGTCGGCTTCGTCGGCTACTTCGGCCAGCTGATCGCGACGATCCCCGACCCGATCGTCGGCGGCCTCTTCATCGCCATGTTCGGCCAGATCGTCGCCGTCGGGATCTCGAACCTACGCCACGTCGATCTCGACTCCTCGCGCAACACCTTCGTCATCGGCTTCGCGCTCTTCGTCGGGCTGGCGATCCCGGCCTACATGGGCAACTTCGAGAGTACGATCGCGTTCCGCGAAGCCGTCGGGCTCGAGGCCTTCCTCGCGGAGGCGGGCGTCGCGACGCCGATCGAAGCCGCCGCACAGGCCGTCGTCGACACCGTCTACATCATCGGCTCGACGGGCATGGCCGTCGGCGGTCTCGCCGCACTCATCTTGGACAACACCATCCCGGGCTCCCGGGAGGAACGCGGCCTCGCGGCGTGGGACCGTATCACCGAGGACGACGCTGACTTCGAATCGTTCCGGGACCGCTGGCTCGCCCGCGACGACGACTGA
- a CDS encoding VWA domain-containing protein: MVANAGGKKLSSLPFPAIVGQEELKRVLLSVAANDGLDGALIVGEKGTAKSTAVRALVDLLPEQRAVADCPYGCSPDDPDLQCADCRDRDPDDLPVETRPVPLVTLPLGATRDRVVGTLSVEDALAGEADFDPGLLARAHRGILYVDEVNLLDDHLVDVILDAAASGVNTVERDGISVSHPADFTLIGTMNPEEGDLRPQLRDRFALQASVEGCREIDDRVEIIDRALEADGGESDPRTEYADEVDALREDLTAARDRLSRVDLPTEFKAEIADLCLEAGVDGHRGDVATARTAMTIAALEGRETVIESDVHEAATYTLPHRLRSTPFEDEPDLDDLLEDRFDEESPDAEDSDAESDADDGDGTEGADGEDGDAESEPGDGDEGGDRGEGNGRDGDDNADDEDSSDGAGSDGDEDSADTDDGPERRPDDGDRPESANQSPAEAGDGGSDDGSSDGESDSEGSPDDGDGDDETAQPLVPGQQRAEIGEAAAPDLESPTVDGGETAAATGSRASTSPSTDNRGARVRTEPASGEGSIDAAASVRSAAARGGSRVGEDDLRQSVRTGDTSVTIVFAVDASASMRPAMRTAKGVVLELLRDSYEHRDRVAFVAFAGEDADVLLPPTDSVSLAARHLKDLPSGDRTPLPAGLETSRRVIERAETDASVVVLVTDGRANVADGSPTEATRRAARALGDGDTRVVVVDAGDDSRAGLSELVAGETEGELVALESLSVETVRAAAERAADETRR; this comes from the coding sequence ATGGTTGCAAACGCCGGGGGCAAAAAGCTGTCGTCACTCCCTTTTCCGGCGATCGTCGGACAGGAGGAGTTAAAGCGCGTACTGCTTTCCGTCGCGGCCAACGACGGCCTCGACGGGGCCCTGATCGTCGGCGAGAAAGGCACCGCGAAGTCGACCGCCGTCCGGGCGCTCGTCGATCTCCTGCCAGAGCAGCGGGCGGTCGCCGACTGCCCGTACGGCTGTTCGCCCGACGACCCCGACCTGCAGTGTGCCGACTGTCGCGACCGCGATCCGGACGATCTACCGGTCGAAACCCGGCCCGTACCGCTCGTAACCCTTCCGCTCGGTGCGACGCGGGACCGCGTCGTCGGAACCCTCTCCGTCGAGGACGCGCTGGCGGGCGAGGCCGACTTCGACCCCGGCCTGCTGGCCCGCGCTCACCGGGGGATCCTCTACGTCGACGAGGTCAATCTGCTCGACGACCACCTCGTGGACGTCATTCTCGATGCGGCCGCCAGCGGCGTCAACACCGTCGAGCGCGACGGGATCAGTGTCTCCCACCCCGCCGACTTTACCCTGATCGGGACGATGAACCCCGAAGAGGGCGATCTGCGCCCGCAGTTGCGGGACCGCTTCGCCCTGCAGGCCAGCGTCGAGGGCTGCCGGGAGATCGACGACCGGGTCGAGATCATCGACCGCGCGCTCGAGGCCGACGGCGGCGAGTCCGATCCGCGGACCGAGTACGCCGACGAAGTCGACGCCCTGCGTGAGGACCTGACCGCGGCGCGGGACCGCCTCTCGCGGGTCGACCTTCCGACCGAGTTCAAGGCCGAGATCGCCGACCTCTGCCTCGAGGCCGGCGTCGACGGCCACCGGGGCGACGTGGCGACGGCCCGCACCGCGATGACCATCGCGGCGCTCGAGGGCCGCGAGACGGTCATTGAGTCCGACGTCCACGAGGCCGCGACCTACACGCTTCCCCACCGACTCCGGAGTACGCCCTTCGAGGACGAACCCGACCTCGACGATCTGCTCGAGGACCGGTTCGACGAGGAGTCGCCGGACGCGGAAGACAGCGACGCCGAGAGCGACGCGGACGACGGTGACGGCACGGAAGGGGCGGACGGCGAGGACGGCGACGCCGAGTCCGAACCCGGCGACGGAGACGAAGGCGGTGATCGCGGCGAGGGAAACGGGCGCGACGGGGACGACAACGCGGATGATGAGGACTCGAGCGACGGCGCAGGTTCCGACGGGGACGAGGACAGCGCCGACACTGACGACGGCCCCGAACGTCGCCCCGACGACGGTGACCGACCCGAATCGGCGAACCAGTCGCCCGCCGAAGCCGGCGACGGCGGGTCCGACGACGGCTCGAGCGACGGGGAGTCGGACTCGGAGGGGTCGCCGGACGACGGGGACGGAGACGACGAGACCGCCCAGCCGCTCGTCCCCGGCCAGCAGCGGGCCGAAATCGGCGAGGCGGCCGCGCCCGACCTCGAGTCGCCGACCGTCGACGGCGGCGAGACGGCGGCCGCGACGGGGTCGCGTGCGAGTACGTCGCCGAGTACGGACAACCGGGGCGCTCGCGTCCGCACCGAACCCGCCTCGGGCGAGGGCTCGATCGACGCCGCGGCGTCGGTCCGGTCGGCTGCCGCCCGTGGGGGGTCCCGCGTCGGCGAGGACGACCTCCGGCAGTCGGTCCGGACCGGCGACACCTCGGTGACGATCGTCTTCGCCGTCGACGCCAGCGCCTCGATGCGGCCCGCGATGCGCACTGCGAAAGGCGTCGTCCTCGAGCTGTTGCGGGACAGCTACGAACACCGCGATCGGGTCGCGTTCGTCGCCTTCGCCGGCGAGGACGCCGACGTCTTGCTCCCGCCGACCGACAGCGTCTCGCTGGCCGCCCGCCACCTCAAGGACCTCCCCTCCGGCGACCGGACGCCGTTGCCGGCCGGCCTCGAGACCTCGCGCCGAGTCATAGAACGGGCCGAGACTGATGCTTCAGTGGTCGTCCTCGTCACGGACGGCCGGGCGAACGTCGCCGACGGGAGCCCGACGGAGGCGACGCGGCGAGCCGCTCGAGCCCTCGGCGACGGTGACACCCGCGTGGTCGTCGTCGACGCAGGGGACGACTCCCGGGCCGGCCTCTCGGAACTGGTCGCCGGCGAGACCGAGGGTGAACTGGTCGCCCTCGAGTCGCTGTCGGTCGAGACGGTCCGGGCTGCCGCGGAGCGGGCGGCCGACGAGACGCGGCGATAG